A region from the Serinibacter arcticus genome encodes:
- a CDS encoding rhodanese-like domain-containing protein: MTTPHPHVHGYAGDLTPQEAWTALEGDADAVLVDVRTPQEWAQVGIPDLTELDREPVLDPLQTFLGPNPDFLATLTAAGLEPGDGRTLVFLCKSGVRSIAAAQLATSAGFGPAYNVVDGYEGQFGPGWAPLGLPVAAYEGDR, from the coding sequence ATGACGACTCCGCACCCGCACGTCCACGGCTACGCCGGTGACCTCACGCCCCAGGAGGCGTGGACCGCCCTCGAGGGCGACGCCGACGCCGTCCTGGTCGACGTCCGCACCCCGCAGGAGTGGGCCCAGGTCGGCATCCCCGACCTCACCGAGCTCGACCGCGAGCCCGTCCTCGACCCGCTGCAGACGTTCCTCGGCCCGAACCCCGACTTCCTCGCGACCCTGACGGCCGCCGGCCTCGAGCCCGGGGACGGCCGCACGCTCGTCTTCCTGTGCAAGTCGGGCGTCCGCTCGATCGCGGCCGCCCAGCTCGCGACGTCCGCGGGCTTCGGGCCCGCCTACAACGTCGTCGACGGCTACGAGGGCCAGTTCGGTCCCGGCTGGGCCCCGCTCGGCCTGCCCGTCGCGGCGTACGAGGGGGACCGATGA
- a CDS encoding O-succinylhomoserine sulfhydrylase, whose translation MSDPQPRSSLPEGLRPGTLAVRGGQERTGFHEISEPLFLTQGYSYPRAADAEAAFLGELDRFTYTRYSNPTTSAFEERLRLIEGAEACFATATGMAAVFASMACLVKAGSRIVAGRAMFGSTLLVLDELFTGWGIETVYVDAHDNAQWAKALATPADVVFFETPSNPMQDIVDVPEVSRLAHAAGAVVIVDNVFATPVLQRPLELGADVVVYSATKHIDGQGRVMGGAVLGPRDYIVGPLQTFLRNTGPTMSPFNAWTLLKSIETMDLRVHRQCESALAVARWLEDRSEVTQVRYPYLESHPQHELVKLQQSAGGTVVAFTLDGPADDPEGGKHRSFAFLDALRLIDISNNLGDAKSLVTHPATTTHMKTGFSGRQRVGISETTIRLSIGLEDPRDLLDDLERGLAAGW comes from the coding sequence ATGAGCGACCCGCAGCCGCGCTCCAGCCTCCCCGAGGGCCTGCGCCCCGGGACGCTCGCCGTCCGCGGTGGGCAGGAGCGCACCGGCTTCCACGAGATCTCCGAGCCGCTGTTCCTCACGCAGGGCTACTCCTACCCGCGCGCGGCCGACGCCGAGGCCGCGTTCCTGGGGGAGCTCGACCGCTTCACCTACACGCGCTACTCCAACCCGACCACGTCGGCGTTCGAGGAGCGGCTGCGCCTGATCGAGGGCGCCGAGGCGTGCTTCGCGACGGCGACCGGGATGGCCGCGGTGTTCGCGTCGATGGCGTGCCTCGTCAAGGCGGGGTCGCGCATCGTGGCCGGCCGTGCGATGTTCGGCTCGACGCTCCTCGTGCTCGACGAGCTCTTCACCGGCTGGGGCATCGAGACCGTCTACGTCGACGCGCACGACAACGCGCAGTGGGCCAAGGCCCTGGCGACGCCGGCCGACGTCGTCTTCTTCGAGACGCCGTCCAACCCGATGCAGGACATCGTCGACGTGCCCGAGGTGAGCCGGCTGGCCCACGCCGCGGGCGCCGTCGTGATCGTCGACAACGTGTTTGCGACGCCGGTGCTCCAGCGGCCGCTCGAGCTCGGGGCGGACGTCGTCGTCTACTCGGCGACCAAGCACATCGACGGTCAGGGTCGCGTCATGGGCGGGGCGGTGCTCGGTCCGCGCGACTACATCGTGGGGCCGCTGCAGACGTTCCTGCGCAACACGGGCCCCACGATGAGCCCGTTCAACGCGTGGACCCTGCTCAAGAGCATCGAGACCATGGACCTGCGCGTCCACCGGCAGTGCGAGTCGGCGCTCGCCGTCGCGCGCTGGCTCGAGGACCGCTCGGAGGTCACCCAGGTGCGCTACCCGTACCTCGAGTCGCACCCGCAGCACGAGCTGGTCAAGCTGCAGCAGAGCGCCGGCGGCACGGTCGTCGCGTTCACGCTGGACGGCCCCGCGGACGATCCGGAGGGCGGCAAGCACCGCTCCTTCGCCTTCCTCGACGCGCTGCGCCTGATCGACATCTCCAACAACCTCGGTGACGCCAAGTCGCTCGTCACGCACCCCGCGACGACGACCCACATGAAGACCGGTTTCTCCGGCCGACAGCGCGTCGGGATCTCCGAGACGACGATCCGGCTGTCGATCGGTCTCGAGGACCCGCGCGATCTGCTCGACGACCTCGAGCGGGGGCTCGCCGCCGGGTGGTGA
- a CDS encoding helix-turn-helix transcriptional regulator → MRSASRIVGRRAELAQLHGALATAADGRATLTLLGGDAGGGKTRLLEELVGEARATGWTAVTGSCVQVGDYGLPYLPVIDLLRQLEAHDPALLQAQVARRPALASLLPHLAGVATTGELLAETLVSGEGSADSLAQGLLFEAVLQTFVEIAATTPLLLVVEDLHWADRSTRDLLGFVARALREARVAVVASYRTDDLHRRHPLRPHLAELNRLPQVEHVTLPPLSVAEVAELVEAITGTPPTPQRADELQRRSDGNPFYAEQLIDEARAGRLPTRLADVLLDRVTALPEEAQQVLRVAAVAGRTIDEPLLAAVAGLEPDDLVLGLRSAREAGLLALDDVTGSYTFRHALLQEAVYSDLLPGERTRLHARVAGALLDGGAGGSLGELAHHQLAARQDAEALGSLVAAARQAEHLAGPSEGLQHLEQALAILDRLGGGADRLELLTMAAASAFAAGETRRAVTLGRASVAEADERAAAEPGPVATALRAATRERTAHYLIDVATDDGDTARLVAAEAGALVTDLPESPLTARVLATWARTILWLDPAESGRLLEAAIAVADRVGAQHLAADAMISRALLAWRGAVTEDAGRLLAEALERAGEGPAGAAIRLRALRFIANLHLENDTPDLALAAADAGVGLARETGLMWTFYGVDLHLLRGWALMASGRWDEVVERATITMYEPAPTASILGIQLVAVLVARQDPEAPAALARLRSVPDVLVQLQLDVDQLRLHLDSGRPEQVVRDAVTVRAELDGMRMSTEALHLAAVEAAAHAELLRRAVPADGVAAGTHRAALAELRERADHLADTPMLRGVYGRLLRSRVLAESDDDVAGWDAMLALAEEAARVPEQAYALARGFEARLRSGLRDDATLDVGRRAEELADRLGARALAERVAGEAARARLAPSGTGGDGGEHRPRGRTGPGPLTAREQEVLELVAEGASNGDVGRRLYITTKTASVHVSHIIAKLNAANRVDAVAIARRRGLLPR, encoded by the coding sequence ATGAGGAGCGCGAGCAGGATCGTCGGCCGCAGGGCCGAGCTCGCCCAGCTCCACGGGGCGCTCGCGACGGCGGCCGACGGTCGCGCGACGCTCACCCTCCTGGGTGGCGACGCCGGCGGCGGCAAGACCCGCCTGCTGGAGGAGCTGGTCGGCGAGGCCAGGGCGACGGGCTGGACCGCCGTCACCGGGTCCTGCGTCCAGGTGGGCGACTACGGCCTGCCGTACCTCCCGGTGATCGACCTGCTCCGGCAGCTCGAGGCCCACGACCCCGCGCTTCTCCAGGCGCAGGTCGCCCGCCGCCCCGCGCTCGCCTCGCTCCTGCCGCACCTGGCCGGCGTCGCCACGACGGGCGAGCTCCTCGCCGAGACGCTCGTCTCCGGCGAGGGTTCCGCCGACTCCCTCGCGCAGGGCCTGCTGTTCGAGGCCGTGCTCCAGACCTTCGTCGAGATCGCCGCGACGACCCCGCTGCTGCTGGTGGTCGAGGACCTGCACTGGGCCGACCGCTCGACCCGGGACCTGCTGGGCTTCGTGGCGCGGGCGCTGCGGGAGGCGCGCGTCGCCGTCGTCGCGAGCTACCGCACCGACGACCTCCACCGCCGTCACCCGCTGCGCCCCCACCTGGCCGAGCTGAACCGGCTCCCGCAGGTCGAGCACGTCACGCTGCCCCCGCTCTCGGTCGCGGAGGTCGCCGAGCTGGTGGAGGCGATCACCGGGACGCCGCCGACGCCGCAGCGCGCCGATGAGCTGCAGCGCCGCAGCGACGGCAACCCGTTCTACGCCGAGCAGCTCATCGACGAGGCCCGCGCCGGGCGCCTCCCGACCCGGCTCGCCGACGTCCTGCTCGACCGGGTCACGGCGCTGCCCGAGGAGGCCCAGCAGGTGCTGCGCGTGGCCGCCGTCGCCGGTCGCACGATCGACGAGCCGCTGCTCGCCGCCGTCGCCGGGCTCGAGCCGGACGATCTCGTCCTCGGCCTGCGCAGCGCGCGCGAGGCCGGGCTGCTGGCGCTCGACGACGTCACCGGCTCCTACACGTTCCGGCACGCGCTGCTCCAGGAGGCCGTCTACTCCGACCTGCTGCCGGGCGAGCGCACCCGGCTGCACGCCCGGGTCGCCGGGGCGCTGCTCGACGGCGGCGCCGGCGGCTCCCTGGGCGAGCTCGCCCACCACCAGCTCGCCGCGCGCCAGGACGCCGAGGCGCTGGGCTCGCTCGTCGCCGCCGCCCGCCAGGCCGAGCACCTCGCCGGTCCGAGCGAGGGCCTGCAGCACCTCGAGCAGGCGCTGGCGATCCTGGACCGGCTCGGCGGGGGTGCCGACCGGCTGGAGCTGCTGACGATGGCGGCAGCGTCGGCGTTCGCCGCGGGCGAGACGCGCCGCGCCGTGACCCTCGGACGGGCCTCCGTCGCCGAGGCTGACGAGCGCGCGGCGGCCGAGCCGGGGCCGGTCGCGACGGCGCTGCGGGCCGCGACCCGCGAGCGCACCGCGCACTACCTGATCGACGTCGCGACCGACGACGGCGACACCGCCCGCCTGGTGGCCGCCGAGGCCGGCGCCCTGGTCACCGACCTGCCGGAGTCACCGCTGACCGCGCGCGTGCTCGCGACGTGGGCGCGCACGATCCTGTGGCTCGATCCCGCCGAGTCGGGACGATTGCTGGAGGCCGCGATCGCCGTCGCCGACCGCGTCGGGGCGCAGCACCTCGCGGCCGACGCGATGATCTCCCGCGCGCTCCTGGCCTGGCGCGGCGCCGTCACCGAGGACGCCGGGCGGCTGCTCGCCGAGGCGCTCGAACGCGCCGGCGAGGGGCCGGCCGGAGCCGCCATCCGCCTGCGCGCGCTCCGCTTCATCGCCAACCTGCACCTCGAGAACGACACCCCCGACCTCGCGCTGGCCGCCGCCGACGCCGGGGTCGGGCTCGCGCGCGAGACCGGGCTGATGTGGACCTTCTACGGCGTCGACCTGCACCTGCTGCGGGGGTGGGCCCTGATGGCCTCCGGACGCTGGGACGAGGTCGTCGAGCGCGCGACGATCACGATGTACGAACCCGCGCCGACGGCCAGCATCCTCGGGATCCAGCTCGTCGCCGTGCTCGTGGCGCGGCAGGACCCCGAGGCGCCCGCCGCGCTCGCGCGGCTGCGGTCGGTCCCCGACGTGCTCGTCCAGCTCCAGCTGGACGTCGACCAGCTGCGCCTCCACCTCGACTCCGGCCGCCCCGAGCAGGTCGTGCGCGACGCCGTCACGGTCCGCGCGGAGCTCGACGGGATGCGCATGTCCACCGAGGCGCTGCACCTGGCGGCCGTCGAGGCCGCCGCGCACGCCGAGCTGCTGCGTCGTGCCGTCCCCGCCGACGGCGTCGCGGCCGGCACCCACCGCGCCGCGCTCGCGGAGCTCCGCGAGCGGGCGGACCACCTCGCGGACACCCCGATGCTTCGCGGCGTCTACGGCCGGCTGCTGCGCTCGCGCGTGCTCGCGGAGTCCGACGACGACGTCGCCGGCTGGGACGCGATGCTCGCCCTGGCGGAGGAGGCGGCCCGGGTGCCCGAGCAGGCGTACGCGCTGGCCCGCGGGTTCGAGGCCCGGCTGCGGTCGGGCCTGCGCGACGACGCCACGCTGGACGTCGGCCGCCGCGCGGAGGAGCTCGCCGACCGGCTCGGCGCGCGGGCCCTGGCCGAGCGGGTGGCGGGCGAGGCCGCCCGGGCGCGCCTCGCGCCGTCGGGCACCGGGGGCGACGGCGGCGAGCACCGACCGCGCGGGCGCACGGGCCCCGGCCCGCTCACCGCACGCGAGCAGGAGGTGCTCGAGCTGGTGGCCGAGGGCGCCTCGAACGGCGACGTCGGTCGGCGGCTCTACATCACGACGAAGACGGCGAGCGTGCACGTCTCGCACATCATCGCGAAGCTGAACGCCGCCAACCGGGTCGACGCCGTCGCGATCGCGCGACGGCGCGGGCTGCTCCCGCGCTGA
- a CDS encoding DUF4132 domain-containing protein yields MGFLDRFTGGRTKHLRTCLAWLSTLPGDVLGRAVRHVRTGSDADVLSDVAAAARAGSLQPYAYRRAVAPLIDSDEIDAGGIVRLARLWDAAGVLPTVAPRRSTSTGVPVPEIVARGADLLGDVGQVLRAGGRRAVGLPLLLAALESDGYDRETALAAALTFDLRQSSLSGYQRLPLEGAETLMRDSPAVVVAALGATDPEVRTAALDRLTLAPEAIGTHLERVLELTRDSSRRVRQATLNVLDRLPEDQRRSALERAHAEAPAAIARTLAPRLEQASAGPGAAGDVDVVPPPWEPLPATPVGPDVVEHLERAVARQRSQLAASLQSTPQSTYVKDRLRELERLDRAALDAIAADLGRTGPVDVRHVSGAPIHTLMYAIGSAPGVTLRHVLRLASLGRNVHPFHFATQQHPVDVDLRAAAAATEEALGDRATPPGEHVRVQNGRPTSVADQIRSRVLTTWNPIVIAPEHLWPYFAERLELLEEGLGLRPTAGGRTSSSPSPGPTLDVLEAFPRVPQRFVARLTELALGDGRSHRTQAQDLLSRQGGLAIAVDGLTASAAEIRATAARWLARIVADAAPEQRDAVREDVVETLSAALGTERREVVQAAILGSLRTIGVDISAHLSPAALGAAATAGLKKKAPAGMAWVPLDQLPAARWADGSDVDPAILRWWAVLAVKLKDPTGEGLIPLYVSLLDVPSRQALGSFVLGAWIAHDLTRMTEDDVRAAATAEGPARLAQYQRWAQHGGQHAQRWGTLTLADAESEIAEGLRGTFLGSAIKEKGLLALASGAPGHELTEAITRYAKRHPERRSQIETLVVAASVNDDPAALQAVISVARSFKQRTVRERAGELVEQIAQQRGWSPEELADRTIPTAGFPSAAELAAERDGEGDGGAASSGVATLDYGSRQFTMRIGDDLALALFSGEGKPLKTLPKPGVKDDAELAKAARSAFSSAKKELVQVVDLQSARLQEAMALGRTWDAATWRTAFLEHPVMRHLVSRLVWAVGPVAGDDDADSPAATVLFAPTLDGELLDAEDGEVELPVEGGAGDAGVRIWLTHVSGLEPDVAQHWRERLADYGITPLFDQLDAATPRVEASATEITDRQGWVMTVGALKTRAARHGYRPAAAEDGGWVGSVVKDVGAWQVAVEITGTYPGQEVGESLAITRLVLTRGGRDEALRDVPPVLLAVAYNDYLAIADGGAFDPEWAKRTGF; encoded by the coding sequence GTGGGATTCCTGGACAGGTTCACAGGCGGACGGACGAAGCACCTGAGGACGTGCCTGGCGTGGCTCTCGACGCTGCCGGGGGACGTGCTGGGACGCGCGGTGCGGCACGTGCGCACGGGGTCGGACGCCGACGTCCTGTCGGACGTCGCGGCGGCCGCGCGGGCGGGGTCGCTCCAGCCCTACGCCTACCGCCGGGCCGTCGCGCCCCTGATCGACAGCGACGAGATCGACGCGGGTGGGATCGTCAGGCTCGCTCGGCTCTGGGACGCCGCCGGGGTGCTCCCCACCGTCGCGCCGCGGCGGTCGACTTCGACCGGCGTCCCGGTCCCGGAGATCGTGGCACGGGGCGCGGACCTGCTCGGCGACGTCGGTCAGGTCCTCCGGGCCGGCGGTCGCCGCGCCGTGGGGCTGCCCCTGCTGCTCGCGGCGCTCGAGTCCGACGGGTACGACCGGGAGACGGCGCTCGCGGCCGCGCTGACGTTCGATCTCCGGCAGTCGAGCCTGAGCGGCTACCAGCGACTGCCGCTCGAGGGCGCCGAGACCCTCATGCGCGACTCGCCTGCGGTCGTCGTCGCGGCGCTCGGGGCGACCGATCCCGAGGTCAGGACCGCAGCGCTCGACCGCCTCACCCTCGCGCCCGAGGCGATCGGCACCCACCTCGAGCGGGTGCTGGAGCTGACGCGGGACTCCTCCCGTCGGGTCCGTCAGGCGACGCTGAACGTCCTCGACCGCCTGCCCGAGGACCAGCGCCGGTCCGCGCTGGAGCGCGCGCACGCCGAGGCGCCCGCCGCGATCGCCCGCACCCTCGCCCCGCGACTCGAGCAGGCCTCCGCGGGACCGGGCGCCGCAGGCGACGTCGACGTCGTCCCGCCGCCGTGGGAGCCGCTGCCGGCCACGCCGGTGGGCCCCGACGTCGTCGAGCACCTCGAGCGGGCCGTCGCGAGGCAGCGGTCCCAGCTCGCGGCGTCGCTGCAGAGCACTCCGCAGTCGACCTACGTCAAGGACCGGCTCCGCGAGCTGGAGCGCCTCGACCGCGCAGCCCTCGACGCGATCGCCGCCGACCTCGGTCGCACGGGCCCGGTGGACGTCCGGCACGTCTCCGGCGCGCCGATCCACACCCTGATGTACGCCATCGGCAGCGCGCCGGGAGTCACGCTGCGCCACGTGCTCCGGCTGGCGTCCCTGGGCAGGAACGTGCACCCGTTCCACTTCGCGACGCAGCAGCACCCGGTCGACGTGGACCTGCGGGCGGCCGCAGCGGCGACGGAGGAGGCGCTCGGCGACCGCGCGACACCCCCGGGCGAGCACGTCCGGGTGCAGAACGGCCGACCCACGAGCGTCGCCGACCAGATCAGGTCGCGCGTGCTGACGACCTGGAACCCAATCGTGATCGCGCCGGAGCACCTGTGGCCGTACTTCGCCGAGCGGCTCGAGCTGCTCGAGGAGGGGTTGGGGCTGCGTCCCACGGCCGGCGGCCGCACCTCCTCCTCGCCCAGCCCGGGCCCGACGCTCGACGTGCTGGAGGCCTTCCCGCGCGTGCCGCAGCGCTTCGTCGCCCGACTGACCGAGCTCGCCCTGGGTGACGGACGCTCGCACCGGACGCAGGCCCAGGACCTGCTCTCGCGTCAGGGCGGGCTGGCGATCGCCGTCGACGGCCTCACCGCGAGCGCGGCCGAGATCCGCGCGACGGCGGCGCGCTGGCTCGCGCGGATCGTCGCGGACGCAGCCCCCGAGCAGCGCGACGCCGTGCGCGAGGACGTGGTCGAAACGCTGTCCGCCGCGCTCGGGACCGAGCGTCGCGAGGTCGTGCAGGCGGCGATCCTCGGCTCGCTGCGCACGATCGGCGTCGACATCTCCGCGCACCTCTCGCCGGCCGCGCTCGGTGCCGCGGCGACCGCCGGACTGAAGAAGAAGGCGCCCGCGGGCATGGCCTGGGTGCCGCTGGACCAGCTGCCGGCCGCACGCTGGGCCGACGGCTCCGACGTCGATCCCGCGATCCTGCGGTGGTGGGCCGTGCTCGCCGTCAAGCTCAAGGACCCGACCGGCGAGGGCCTCATCCCGCTGTACGTCTCGCTGCTGGACGTCCCGAGCCGGCAGGCGCTGGGCTCGTTCGTGCTCGGGGCCTGGATCGCGCACGACCTCACGCGCATGACCGAGGACGACGTCCGCGCCGCGGCGACCGCGGAGGGTCCGGCCCGCCTCGCCCAGTACCAGCGGTGGGCCCAGCACGGCGGTCAGCACGCGCAGCGCTGGGGAACCCTCACGCTGGCCGACGCGGAGAGCGAGATCGCCGAGGGGTTGCGCGGCACGTTCCTGGGCTCCGCGATCAAGGAGAAGGGCCTGCTGGCACTCGCCTCCGGCGCGCCCGGGCACGAGCTCACCGAGGCGATCACCCGGTACGCCAAGCGGCACCCCGAGCGGCGCTCGCAGATCGAGACCCTGGTGGTCGCGGCGTCGGTCAACGACGACCCGGCGGCGCTGCAGGCGGTCATCTCTGTCGCACGCAGCTTCAAGCAGCGCACGGTGCGCGAGCGCGCGGGCGAGCTCGTCGAGCAGATCGCGCAGCAGCGGGGCTGGAGTCCCGAGGAGCTGGCCGACCGCACGATCCCGACGGCGGGCTTCCCGAGCGCCGCGGAGCTCGCGGCCGAGCGTGACGGGGAGGGTGACGGCGGCGCGGCCTCGAGCGGCGTCGCGACCCTGGACTACGGGTCCCGTCAGTTCACGATGCGGATCGGTGACGACCTCGCGCTGGCGCTGTTCTCGGGGGAGGGCAAGCCGCTCAAGACCCTGCCGAAACCGGGCGTGAAGGACGACGCCGAGCTCGCCAAGGCCGCCCGCTCCGCCTTCTCCTCCGCGAAGAAGGAGCTGGTCCAGGTCGTCGACCTGCAGTCGGCGCGACTGCAGGAGGCGATGGCGCTCGGACGCACCTGGGACGCTGCGACCTGGCGCACCGCCTTCCTCGAGCACCCCGTCATGCGTCACCTCGTCTCCCGGCTCGTGTGGGCCGTCGGGCCCGTGGCCGGCGACGACGACGCGGACTCCCCGGCCGCCACCGTCCTGTTCGCCCCGACGCTCGACGGCGAGCTGCTCGACGCCGAGGACGGCGAGGTCGAGCTGCCCGTGGAGGGTGGCGCCGGCGACGCGGGTGTGCGGATCTGGCTCACCCACGTCAGCGGCCTCGAACCCGACGTCGCGCAGCACTGGCGCGAGCGGCTCGCCGACTACGGCATCACGCCGCTGTTCGACCAGCTCGACGCGGCCACCCCGCGCGTGGAGGCGTCGGCGACCGAGATCACCGACCGTCAGGGCTGGGTGATGACGGTCGGCGCGCTCAAGACCCGCGCCGCTCGTCACGGCTACCGGCCGGCGGCCGCCGAGGACGGCGGCTGGGTCGGCAGCGTGGTCAAGGACGTCGGGGCGTGGCAGGTCGCCGTCGAGATCACGGGGACCTACCCGGGCCAGGAGGTGGGGGAGAGCCTGGCGATCACGCGGCTCGTCCTCACCCGCGGCGGGCGCGACGAGGCCCTCCGCGACGTTCCGCCGGTGCTGCTCGCCGTCGCGTACAACGACTACCTCGCGATCGCCGACGGCGGCGCGTTCGACCCCGAGTGGGCCAAGCGGACGGGATTCTGA
- a CDS encoding ATP-binding protein gives MTTQPPAGAQPPATVRQSAEERWADELVALDAWDAARGNAVPPGWRRSPRAVRAFVVGAPDLGVSRKYLGNDPLVDRAIVTLLGRQGLMLVGDPGTAKSMLSELLAAAISGTSNLTIQGTAGTTEDHIRYSWNYSLLLAEGPTARALVPSPIHSGLATGRVVRFEELTRCAPEIQDVLVSVLSEKALMVPEMGADVRVSAAPGFNLIATANLRDRGVNEMSAALKRRFNFETVHPIADRQQEIEVIERQVAVEIGEAAPPPSRDVIDLLVTAFRELRTGRTEQGVAIVAPETVMSTAEAVNVAVSSVMEARYFGDGRVTPTHLARQLTGVALKDSAEDRTRLRAYLDSVVRDRARRSPAWQEFHTAARDIW, from the coding sequence ATGACGACACAGCCTCCGGCGGGTGCGCAGCCTCCGGCGACGGTCCGGCAGTCGGCCGAGGAGCGGTGGGCCGACGAGCTCGTCGCCCTCGACGCCTGGGACGCCGCGCGCGGGAACGCCGTCCCGCCCGGCTGGCGGCGCTCACCGCGGGCGGTGCGCGCGTTCGTCGTCGGGGCGCCCGATCTCGGGGTGAGCCGGAAGTACCTCGGCAACGACCCGCTCGTCGACCGCGCGATCGTCACGCTGCTGGGCCGCCAGGGCCTCATGCTCGTCGGTGATCCCGGGACGGCGAAGTCGATGCTCTCCGAGCTGCTCGCCGCCGCGATCAGCGGGACGTCGAACCTCACGATCCAGGGCACGGCCGGCACCACCGAGGACCACATCCGCTACTCGTGGAACTACTCGCTGCTGCTGGCCGAGGGTCCGACGGCACGGGCTCTCGTCCCCTCCCCGATCCACTCCGGGCTCGCCACCGGCCGGGTGGTCCGGTTCGAGGAGCTCACGCGGTGCGCGCCGGAGATCCAGGACGTGCTCGTCTCGGTCCTGTCGGAGAAGGCGCTGATGGTGCCCGAGATGGGCGCCGACGTCCGGGTCTCCGCGGCCCCCGGCTTCAACCTCATCGCGACCGCGAACCTGCGCGACCGCGGCGTGAACGAGATGTCGGCGGCCCTCAAGCGACGGTTCAACTTCGAGACGGTCCACCCGATCGCCGACCGGCAGCAGGAGATCGAGGTCATCGAGCGGCAGGTCGCCGTCGAGATCGGCGAGGCGGCCCCGCCGCCCTCGCGCGACGTGATCGACCTGCTCGTCACCGCCTTCCGCGAGCTCCGCACCGGCCGCACGGAGCAGGGCGTCGCGATCGTCGCGCCCGAGACCGTGATGTCGACGGCGGAGGCCGTGAACGTCGCCGTCTCCAGCGTCATGGAGGCGCGGTACTTCGGTGACGGGCGCGTCACGCCGACGCACCTGGCGCGTCAGCTCACCGGCGTCGCGCTCAAGGACTCCGCCGAGGACCGCACGCGGCTGCGCGCCTACCTCGACTCCGTGGTCCGTGACCGGGCCCGTCGATCGCCCGCGTGGCAGGAGTTCCACACCGCGGCGCGCGACATCTGGTGA